AAACAATAAATCCATCCACGACTGCCTGATTGACCGTATCGGCAATTAGGCCATCTTTAGCCATTGGCACAATTAGAAGACTGACCTTAGCGGGTTCGCACACACTCGCAATGCCCTGGAGAAAAGCGATCGCCACTGGATCACTGAATGCATACAGTAACGACTCATGAAAAATGACTCCGATCGCCCCTGCCTGCCCCGTTCGCAACAATCGTGCCGTTGGATTGGGACCCGCGTATCCCATTTCTTTTGCCGTTACCAAAATTTTTTCTCGCAGTTCTGGAGAAAGCTGATCTGGACGGTTGAACGCATTTGAAACAGTGGTACGTGAGATTCCCAACGCTTTTGCAATATCCAAAAGGGTTGCAGGTTTGGGTGAATCAGAAAATGTCATAACCGTCCAGAATTGTTGATCTGAAATCCGACTTAAGAAGGAGCCGAGAAACTTGATCGATCAAGATATCGCCTCTATGATGGTAGCGAAACTGAATCGATTCAGAAAACAATCCGACTTGTGGAGCATTCACCATGAGAACTCATCAACGGCAACTTCTTTATCGACAACTCGAATTTATGGAGTCTCCTGCAACTTCAGGTTCTTTTCAGCAGGGAGTGATTGAGGTCGTTCAACGAGCCTGGATGTCCTTCTGGAACGCGATGGCAACACAAGATGAGCCTCAATTTAAGGAGCGACGCGATCGCCGTGGACAACCCTACTGGCAAGTTTATGATCCTGTCGCTGATCGAACCTTTCACCTGGACTCGTTGCAAACTGTGTTGGAGTGGTTGGAAAATCGACACAACTGAAAATTCCAGGATTTCGATTTGGGCTGAATCGATTCAGTCGCCTATCACGACCCAACTCCACTGACTACCTATGAAACCTGACCGCCGCACAAGCACACCCTCCCATGCGCCTGCCTCCATTGGGATTGCGATCGCCTTCTACGCCTTCATCACCATTGGGGTTGCCGAAAGTGGCTTAGGAGTGCTGCTGCCCTCTATTCTAGATACGTTTAATCTAACCCCTGCAACCGTGACGTTTTTGTTTATCAGCCAAATTGCAGGGTATGTGCTTGCTGCCTTTAGCAGTAGTCTGATCAGCAGTCGGTTGGGATTAGCTCCCATGCTGTTGATTGCGGCTATCACCCTCACCACGGCTCTCGCTACCTACGGCTTAGCTCCAGCTTGGGGCATCATGGTCGCCGTGGGAACCCTGCTGGGGTTGGGCATTGGCTTGATTGATGCGGGGATTAACGCCTACATGGTGAGTGACCAGCGGGAGGCAAAATGGATTGGGCTGCTCCATGCCTTCTATGGCATTGGTGCTTTGTTGGGACCAGCGATCGCCACGACCCTGCTGCTGTTGGGGCTCAATTGGCGACAAGTTTATGGTGTGATTGCCAGTTTGGTAGCACTACTCATTGTTACGGTTGGTTGGGTGATGGTCGTCCACTATCCGCCCATGATGCGACGAACTGCGACATCCAACTCTCATGCGGTTGCCAATCTCCGGTTTGCGCTCAAAACACCTGCCGTTCTGATTTCAGGGTTGTTTCTGCTGGTTGCTGTGGGGACAGAAGCCTCTCTGGGAAATTGGGCATATACGGTTCAGCAGGTCAGTCGCGGCATTTCAGCCTCTATAGCCGGATATAGCATTAGTGCCATGTGGTTGGGATTTACGATCGGACGGGTGATGCTGGGCATTTTTGTAAACCGATTGGGAGCCGCTCGCCTGGTTACAGCGTCGTTGTCTCTGCTTGCGGTTGGATTATTAACCTGGTGGCTACTGCCAGAGCAATGGCTGAGCTTGCCTATCATTGGGTTTGCGATCGCCGCCATTTTTCCCACAACCATTTGGCTGATGCCCCAGCGAGTTCCAACCGCTGTTGTTCCTGCGGCGATCGGCTTTGTCACCAGTGTTGCCAGTTTGGGATCAGCGATCATTCCGACAACGATTGGCTGGATTGCAAATCGAGCAGGCTTAGAAATCATTCCCATGTTGATTTTGCTATTGGCGATCGCATTAGCTGTGCTGCATTCCTGGTTAACGAAACAGGATGTCTCATCTTTTGATGATTAGGGGCAACAATGACTGAACGGACTTACGCAGTTAGATCCCCAAACTCCTTTTCTAAGGCTACGGTGTATACACATCTCTGCTTTGTCAATGATGCTGCAATGAGTTCGAGAATCAGGCATTGGGAGATTCTCCCTCAAACCCCCTAGCAGAATGTGTTTCGGTTAACCCACAGGCACGCTTCGCATCGGTTCCAAGTCCGGGTGTTTCGAATCAGGTCAAGCCCCTTCAAAAGCTCAAAGTCCCCCAGAGCTGGGGGATTTGGGGGGTTATGATGCCGATCTAATGTTTGATTGTGGCAGATCACTGGGTAGGGGCGTTTCGCGAAACGCCCTTACGGAATCATGTGCAGCGAAGCCAATTCAAATTGGTATAACGAATGCCCATGTATTTAAGCGAAGCTAAGGATTGGTACGGCATACACAATTGAATTATTTCCAGATCATTGTGCAACCGCAAAATTTTGATAAAACAGCGCAAGAATCGGGCTTCAGGTTTGAGGGGACTTTTTCTAATCTTGAGTTATTGAAACCCAACTCAAACCGAGGAACGACTTATGAACGTTATCCAATCCCTGATTGCAACTGGCACAATCGCGATCGTCTCCTTCACTGCTCTTCCTGTTGCTCTGTCAGAAACAGTAAACCCTGCCCCTGTTACCGTTGAGTCTTCAGCTTCAATAGTTGAACTGCCTGCATCCTTCCAACCCGGACTCAATCGGGTTGTCTTCCAGAGTGAGGGTGAGCGGATGGTTGGAAACCTGTACCTGCCAACCTCCTATCAGCCCGGAGACAAGCTTCCCGTAATTGTTGTGACAGGTGCCTGGACAACGGTGAAAGAACAAATGCCTGCGGTCTACGCTCAGCGGTTAGCCGATCGCGGATTTGCCACCTTCGCGTTTGATTTTCGCTACTGGGGTGAAAGCGGCGGAACTCCTCGCCAATACGAATCTCCTGCGGCTAAAGTACAGGACATCAAAAATGCCGTTGCCTTTCTGCAAACCTTACCTGTGATTGATAGCGATCGCATCGGTGGGTTAGGCATCTGTGCCAGTGCAGGCTACATGGCACAAGCGGTTGCGGAAGATTCAAGCTTCAAATCCTTTGCAACGGTTGCCGCCTGGTTGCATGATATGGATTCACTTAACGCTTTATTTGGTGAAGAAATGGTGCAGCGTCGGATGGAAATTGGTCAAGCTGCCCGTGAACAGTACGATCGCACAGGTGAGGTGGCTTATGTTCCGGCGTATTCTCAGGGCGATCGCAGTGCAGCGATGTTCGGTGATGTCAGCTACTACGGCAGTACGGATCGCGGTGTAATTCCAGAATGGACAAATCGCTTTGCAGTGATGTCGTGGCATGAATGGCAAGGTTTTGATGCAATGGCGATCGCTCCTCAAATCACCACTCCAACGTTGATGGTTCATAGCGATGGTTCTGCTTTGCCGGATAATGCCCGTGAATTCTATGCTTCGTTGAGTGGCGAAAAGCAGCTAGTTTGGACAGAAGGACAACATCTCGACTTCTACGATCGCGATCCTCAAGTTTCAACGGCTATTGATGCGTTGGTGACTCACTTCCAGGCAACATTGTCTGATGAAGCATTTTAAGTTATTGGTCATTCGTTAGTAGTTAGTAATTGTTGCTTATTCACCATTCGTTATTTACACATGATCAACGAAAAATGATCAGCAACAAATGACTAATAATCAGCAATAAATGACTAACAATAAATGATCGAAAAAACTACAATCACCGAAATAATTGAGGAGACTCAGATGAGTGGACGCATGGATGGAAAAGTTGTGATTGTGACGGGTGGAAGTTCGGGAATTGGTCGAGCAACTGCCATTGCATTCGCCAGTGAAGGTGCAAAAGTGGTGATTGCGGCACGACGAGTCAATGAAGGCGAAGACACCGTCAAACAAATTGTGGAAGCTGGTGGAGAGGCAATCTTTGTCCAAACGGATGTGACTCAGGCAAACGAGGTACAAGCTCTGGTCGATCGCACTCTAAAAAAATATGGTCGTCTGGATGCGGCATTCAATAATGCAGGTTCTGGTAAAGGGATTCGGTTGATTGATTTGACGGAAGACGAGTGGGAACAGGAAATTGCGGTCAACCTCAAATCGGTGTGGCTCTGTTTGAAGTATCAAATTCCTGCCATGCTGAAATCGGGTAAAGGGGCGATCGTCAATATGGCATCTCAGGGGGCAATCCTGGGTGTTCCCAACTACACGGCTTATGGAGCAGCGAAGGGTGGTGCGGCAGCGTTAACTCGTGCGGCGGCGGCTGAATATGCGGCAGAGGGCATTCGGATTAATGCGGTCAGTCCCGGTGCAGTTGAAACAGAGCTTTGGGCAAATGCGCCTGCCGGAATGCTGGAACAGGTGGCAGCGGGGATTCCGATGCAGCGGGTTGGACAGCCCCAGGATATTGCGGAAACGGTTGTCTGGCTTTGCTCCGATGCGGCTGGATTTATCACCGGACAAAACATTGCCATTGATGGCGGCTATACCACCTCCAACTAAAACTCACTGAACTCTCATGAAAAAATATTGGATTGCGCTCTTTGCTTTTGTATTAGCGATCGCCCTCATAATGAGCTGGAAATCAGAACAACCTGCGATCGCCAATGACGCACCTACCAGCCAGGAACAAGCTAATGTTCAACTGATTCAGGATTACTACGCTGCCTATGCAGAAGGCGATCTAGAAGCCCTCAAAAACTTCTTTGCCCCCAATATCGTCTGGCGCATTCCTGGGCATCATCCCTTAGCAGGCGAAAAGCGTGGTGTAGACGAAGTAATTGCATTTTTTACCCAACTTGCACAAGGCAATTTCCAAGCCGATCCCATCTTTTTTCAAGCACAGGGAGACTATGTGGTAGACATCCACCGAGGCTGGAGCAATGTTGAGGATGGTGGAACTCAAGTCGATCAGCTATTCACACTGATGTTCAAAGTTGAGAATGGCAAAATCGTTGAGGCTCAAAACTTCCTGACCGATCAGCACCAGGCAGATGCTTTCTTCTGGAGAACCTATCCCCTCAAGCCGTTGCCCGATCGCCTCGCTCAGTAGATCTAATATCAACTCTCCTCGTTTAGAAAAAGTCATGCTCAAGAACAAACGCCGTCAAGTATTGCTGGTCGGAGGAAGTGTAATCGCCTCCACGCTTCTCTCCAACAAACTTGCAACGGCTCAATCTTCTAACCCAACCATGAACTCAACCACCGATCGAGATGCCATTATCAATGCGGTCAATCAAATTGCTATCATGGCTGATCTCCGCAACTGGGACGCTTGCCGAGATGCCTTTAGCGATCGCGTCGCAACCGATTACACCTCTCTCACAGGTGGAGAACCGTCAATCGTCAATGCAGAAGATTTAGTTAGTGGCTGGGAAACCTTCTTCTCACAAACCTTTAAAGTGACTCAGCACTTGATTGGTAGCCATGTTGTCACCATCACGGGAGATACTGCAACTTGTCTTTCCAACTTTCAAGCCCACCATGTTTATTTAGATTCTGCAAAAGGAACCTGGACGTTGGGTGGCATTTACGAACATGGTTTAATCCAAACGCCTCAAGGCTGGAAAGTAAACCGGATGAAAATGACCTGGACGTGGGAATCCGGCGATCGCCCTAACTAGCTACATTGCAAGCGATAATCCTTGGGTGTCACCCCGGTTGCTTTACGAAAATGAGTGGTGAAGTGGCTCTGGTTAGAGAAGCCGACTCGATAGGCGACTTCTGCGATCGCCAACTGAGTCACTGTCAACAGAACTTTAGCCCGTTCCATCCGGCGTTGAATCAGATACTTGTGGGGAGTTTCTCCCGTTGCAGCTTTGAAAGCACGAGCAAAATGAAACTGACTCATTGGAACCAAAGCTGCCATATCTTCGATCGCCATATCTTCTGCCAGATGTTCCTCAATGTAATCTTGAATTTGCTTTAGTTTTACAGCATCTAAAGCCCGACCTGGAACAACGAGCTTCTTTTGTGGCGTTCCCGATTCACAGTAGTTCCGTAACAAATGAACCGTCAGCAAATTTTTCAGCGACTCAGCAAAGAGGTTTCCGCCCAACCCCTCATTTAACAGTTCACCTTTAAACCAGTGAGCCACTTGAGTAATGGTGGGATCAGGAAAAATCACCCGATGGGTCAATCGCGTTTCTTCAGATAGGTCATTCTCGATTGCAATCTGCTTTAGATAATCCGGATCAAGGTAAAGCGTGACGTACTCACTCGCCTTCTCTCGGTGATGCCAGACAAACTCGCGATCGCCATACAAAAACGTACTCCCGGCAGGCAAAGCCGTGGTTTGTTTTCTACCATCGACAGACCAGGTCACACGATCGTGCGGGATAAATGCCACACTAATCGCGTGTTTGGGCATGGCAAACTCAAAGTCACCCACGCTTTCGAGCAGCCCATACTCCACCGTAATGTTCTGCCACTCCTTCTTGAGGAAAAGGGAAGGTTGCTCCGTCATCCGCCACCACTTCAGAAAACGTTACTGCCCTTATCGTATCGAAATATAATTTCCTGGCAAGCCCTCCGCTTCGCGGTAGTGCCTGGGTATCGTCTGCAATACCCGAAATACAGGCGTCATGTAACCCTGATTGCCGAATCCAGCTTTTGTAGCAACTTCAGCCAGCGTTCATCTCAAAGGGGGAATTGCGTTGCAACGCTCCTGATTCTGCAAAGCTGTTGAGTCAGTTGATCAAGACTCAATCCAATCACGGTAGCAAGATTACTCAAACTGGATCGCAAGAATCTACAAAGACAGCGATCGCCCAAAACTCGTAAGCTTATTGTTACCGTTCTAATTCAAAAAAATTCCTCTTCTGTTGTTGAGTTAGTTCACTCAACTTAATTCATATGATTGTCACCAATTAAACGCTCGAACTCCGTTTTGATGAGGGCATAACACTCACAGCTTGTTACCTCTAACCCAGGTCGATCTTGAATAGATATTTTGCCGTACTTGTAGGAAATAAAACCAGCATTTTGTAACTTAGCCGCGACCTCACTCACCCCTGCTCGCCGAACCCCCAACATTTGTGACAAAAATTCGTGAGTGAGGGAAAATTCATCGGTTCCTACTCGATCGTGTGTCAAGAGTAGCCAACGGCAGCAGCGTTGTTCAATCGAATGAACTCGGTTACATAATGCGGATTGGGAGATCAGGTTGAACAAGGCTTGCGTGTAGCGATGCAGCACCTCATAAAGTGCTGTACCGGGGGTAACTTGAGTCCGCAAATCCTTTGCGCGCATTTTCAAGCCATTACCTGGAATTTGAACCATTGATATTCCTGGGATTCTCTCGGCTCCCAGAAATACGGGCAGTCCCACCATCCCTTCATTGCCAACTGTACCCACCTCAATGAGTTCACCTTCTGAAGTGAGTGACAGCAGTGAGCAAACGCCTTTTAATGGAAAATACACAAACTCAATCGGCTCATTTGGCTGATAAAGCTCTCGTTTAAAGTCGAGGGAAACAAGTTCCAGGTAGGGCTGAAGCTGCTCAAATTCTTCTGTTGGCAAGCTAGCCAGAAGCCGATTATTAACAAAATTTAAAGATTCTTGGGACACAAAGATTGGCTTTCCAGTTACATCACTCGTATCTCATGGAATAACACAGAGCAAAAGATAAAACCCTCTGACACAAGGGGAAGAACACCTAAACAAGAACTGTACGCTAAAGTACAATGTGAGAGGACGCAATTGTACGGTTAAGTACACTTCTGTCTTTGACGGTTCTTAAGTTTGCGCTCTCATGAGTTCCCTTATCCAAATTCCGCAACATCGCATTTTCTCCCACTTTCCCAATATTGCGTTTAATGTTGTGGCATTGGCAGCTTCGATGGGGGGAATACCAACACTCCGTACCATTCTGTCTGCCTTGCCTGCCGATTTTCCAGCAGCAATTCTGGTCGTCCAACACCTCAGCCCCAACTCCAGCCACTTGCCTGAGGTCTTAGGCTATCGAACTGCTCTAAAGGTCAAGCCAGCAGCAACCGGAGATGTTTTGCGTCCGGGCACGGTTTACGTTGCTGTTCCGGCTCGTCACCTGTTGGTTCAGCCAAACGGGACACTGCTGCTCTCGGATGATCCTAAGATGAATTTTATTCGCCCAGCTGCTGATAAGCTGTTGATGTCAATGGCAACCACCTATAAATCACGAGCGATCGCGGTTGTCCTCACGGGTAACGGGAGTGATGGTGCATTGGGCGTGTTAGCCGTTAAGAAGTATGGGGGCGTGGCGATCGCTCAGGATGAAGCGACCTCTGAGTTTTTTGGTATGCCCGGAGCAGCAATCGCCACAGGACAAATCGATTGGGTATTACCAGTAGAGGCGATCGCCTCCAAACTACTTCATCTCGTGACATCGGCAGTTGTAGCCTGATGAATGGCGTTGCTGAATGCAGATATGAATTGCCCTCATCCCCAACCCTTCTCCCTAGGGTGAGGGCTGCAAAAGGCTTCAGTACGAAAATCATACTTCTATTTAGCAACGCCACTTTTTCTATGATTCTCAAGGCTGTAAATTAGGGGGGGCTAATTCTGGATGCGATGCCCACACCATTCGCCGAAGTCTAGGTAACTGACGGGCATAAAAAATGGATACCAGGACACAGACAACGCCACTGACGGCTACAGTAGTGGGCGCACCCAACAAGCTAACAAGAGTACCCTGAAACAAATTACCAAACGAAATCATGCCAAGGAACGACATATCGCTCAACACTCCACCAAAGGGAACCAGCACCAAATTGGGCACCTGACTGACAAAGCCCACAATTCCCAGTAGCACCGGCGATTGAGTCAGGTGATAGACCAACCAAACCATTGCCACCATTGTGATCCAACTGCCGACAAGAGAAAGCCCCTGACCGAGAAAAAACAGCCGATAATTTCTTGATCGGAAGGCTGGAAATGAGAGAGTTTGTTTAATGGAATTCAAGGGGGAATATACCTTTCAAAATCAAGATCGGAAATTCAATTAATTCACAAATTGGGTAGAAAATAGGCAGGGGTAGATTTTGTTAAAACGCCGACTGTAAGCTCACAGAAATTTGCTAAACCTGCCCTTACAACATTTGGACGCCACCGCTAACGGGCAAATATGCCCCAGTGATAAATCCTGCTGACTCAGATGCCAGCAACAGAATGGCTCCAGCAACATCTTCTGGTAATCCATTTCGCTTTAGTGGCACCCTTTGAGCCGAAGCATCTTTATGGGCTTGCGGTAATCGGGCAGTCGCATCGGTCAAGGTTAAGCCCGGTGAAACCACATTGGCGCGAATGTTATGAGGACCAAGTTCCAACGCCAGACTTTTGATGAACGCATCTAATCCAGATTTGGCGGTACTATGAGCAACAAAGCCTTCTCCGGGATCGCGGGATAAGCCACTGCTAACCGCAATAATGCAGCCTCGCTGGCGTTCTATCATGGAAGGAACAACCGCCTTACAGGGAAAAAACGCTCCTTTCAGTTCTCCCAGCAATTTTGCTTCAAAGTCTTCCCAACGGTAATCCACAAAGGGAGCCATTGGAAAATTTGCGTTGGCATTAATTACCAGCGTATCTATGGTTCCCAGAGTATCAGACACTTGTTGCACCATGGCATCGACTTGCTGTGGATCGCGCACATCGGCTTTGATTGCCATTGCCCGACCACCACCAGATGTAATTGATTCAACAACATCCTGCGCCGCTGGTTCACTGCCGTAATAATTGACACCCACCACAGCACCGTGTTGCCCCATTAGTCGAGCGGTTGCTGCACCAATACCGCGACTTGCACCTGTAATCAAAACGACGCGATCGCGCAGCAGTTGGGTATTATTTGAGACTTGTTGAGGTTGAGCCGTAACCATCGTTTGCTCCTGTTATTTTTGTTGGATTTTTTATGGTGTTGGACAAATGATGAGAATTGATTCCAACTGCCAGACAACACAAATGCTTCTAATACTTTTTGCGTATGGAGAGTAAATTCTTGCTGCTCTGGTTTACGGTTGATATAACTTTGGTTCAGCCATCAAATGTTCACTGCTTTGTTGAGCGGTGCGATCGCTCAAATAGATCAACCAGGCAAAAGAACTGTCTTTACTAAATGCCTATATCCAGAAAGCTCAGTATTACTCGTTCACATTTTTAGTTGTTTCAACCTTCACTTTAAAGAGCATTGATTATTAAGTTCTCTTTCATCAGGAAGAGCCATCAGTATGAACCCAAGCAACCAAGGATGAAGTATTTGGCTCAATCTAAGGAGACTAAGTTGTTGACTCTAGGTAAAACTTAGGTCAGCATTTGAAACCTAATACCGATTCAGGCTGTGATGGCTACACATAACCCCACCACCTACGGCACCTCCCCTTACTAAGGGGAGGTTGGGAGGGGTCGCATGTGTCGTGTTTTCAAATCAAATTGGTATAAGTTATACTCTCAACTTCTATTCAATGAAGTGTTGTTTGAAGGACACTCTAACTTTACAAAAGCTTTGTTTTTAGAAGACTTTAAGTTGTGTAATCGACTTAACGTGGATTCACACCAAGGCTTACTTGAGTTCTTGCCACAATCGCTCAATCAGATTGACCCTTAGGTAGTAGAGAAGCTGAAATAGGGGAACAACGTTGTCAGAAAAGCTGATGATTACTCAATCAATTCCCCAATATTGAAATCAATGCGAATCCATCGCTTGAACTTTCTTAAACTGTCGAGCAGTTGGAGGGGAATTTGCCAGTGATGCACCATCAAAAACGGAAGGGGGTCATCTACTCTAAAAATGGCTTCCTTCCCCTGCCAGATGGTGTTAATCCAGCGTTGCAGTTGTTTAAGCGATCGCACCTCATTCAACCGCCAGAGTTCGTGATAGAGCCAGTAGGTAGGTTTGCTAGAGGTCAATGGTCGCAAAGGTTCGGAGGGAGCTTGGGGGTCAAGGTAGGCAGCAGCGACACCGGGATGGTTGTAGAACATGGTGATTGCCGAGTGGGTGCGGGGGTTACACTCGATCGCATAAACCGTCCCATCTTCCGCTTGAATCAGGTCAAAAGAAGCCTGCCCATAGCCTGGAACAGCCGATAAGAACCGTTCGATCCAGGCAGCGATTTCAGGTTTATCGACCTGCTGATAATTCACCTGAAATGCAGAGGATTCGCAGCAGCAGTAGAGCGTTGATCGCCCATCGCGGACGGTACTGTGGGTGCAATATTCCTGCCCTGGAATGAACTCTTGCAAAATCCAGGGTTTTGCCTCGCTAATGGGCAAACGGTTTACAAAAGATGCCGTTGCCTCTGGCGTTTCGCAGGGAAGTTTGGTCAGGTCGAGCCGATGTTTGGCATCGTAGGGAATGCTTTTCAGAATGTATTTGCGTTTTTCGTTTGAGAAATCGAAGTTTAAGACCTGTTCCGGTGATGTCATTCGATAGGTCTTTGGAACCGTCAGCGAGAGCGATCGCGCTTGTTCCGCAAAAGCAAATTTATCGTCCAACATTTGAATTGTTTCAGCATCAAAATGACAAACCTCACAGTAATCCGCGAGTGGATGCTCAGTCATTCCGTCGTAATAAAGCACAGCGAAGATAGCAACGGGAATAAACAAGTCGATCTTCTCTTGACGAGCGATCGCCCGAAGCGTATCAACGTACCCCTGCAAATCCTTCGCCGGATCGGGCACGGTGTAGAATGCTCCAACCGTGTTGGAATATTGATTCCCGCTATGCCAAAACTTCTCCGTATCAATTAAGATTACCCGATGCCCAGCCGCATGAAATGAACGGGCAAGCTGGAGGGCTTTGGTCATTCTGCCGCCTGCAATCAAGATATTTTTGGGCTGCTCGGCTGTGATGAGTGTTGGTGAGGAACGGCGGAACCAACTCCAAAAGAGTGAACCAAGAACGATCGCCAAATTAAAGGGAAAGGCGATCGCTAATAACGCCAGTGTGCCAAGGTTTTGCAGAATCGCCCAAATGACAGACTGTAAATTGAAGGGTTCCTTTGCAACGGTCTTAACTGGATGGGGAGCGTTTGTTTGCCGGGTTGGTAGCGTTTGATAGGTTTCTGTCATAATCTCTACCCATCCCTCAAATCCGACGAATGAGCGTGAGTCCATCTCGAACGGGAAGTAAAACCTGTTCGGTACGGGGATCATCGGCAACGACTTGATTAAAGTGGGCGATCGCCTTTGCAGTATCCGATTGCTCTGACTCTGAGAGGTAAACTTCTCCTAAAAACAGCGTATTGTCTGCACAGATATAGCCGTTGGGTGCAAGTAGATTGCTGCCGATCAGTTTCTCGTAATACTCCACGTAACCCGCCTTATTCGCATCGATAAAGGCAAAATCAAAGGTTGCTTGATCGGCAATCAGTTGATCCAGGGTATCTGAAGCGGCACCCAATTTGATCCCGATTTTGTGACCGTGGGGCGATCGCTCAAATAAACGTTGAGCAAACTGGGCGGCGTAAGGATCAATTTCACAGGCAACCAGGCACCCGTCCTCCGGTAAGGCTTCTGCCATTGCCAGTGCGGAATATCCGGTAAACATGCCAATATCCAGAACCCGTTTAGCCCCGGTCATCCGCACAAACATTTTCAACGCCTGTCCTTCCAGGTGTCCGGTCAACATTTCTTGCTCTAAATGTTGTTCCGTTTCCCCTCCGTCAAATTTTGCCTGCCAGGGTTCGTGCTGCGTTTTTTGCGCGATCTCCGTTAAAGCGAGTGATTCGGGTGTTGTCGATCGCTCCAAATAGTCATCCAACCCTGCGATTAAAAGCAGTGCTTTTTGGAGATGGATAGCGAGATCGCCGGGAGTATCGGTGATTTGGGGTAACAGGGCGATCGCCTTCTCTAGATGATGAGCCGCAATTTTTACGGGCGTAATGGGGCGGGGTGGCGTTGCAGGCATCGAGTTCGTGACGCTGAAGGTCATACAGCACCTCCCACCAGCGAAGGAACAGACTTGACGAACGTCTCTTCTGGTTTCACATAGGCATCAATTCCGTCTCCTGCCCTTGGATAAGCGGCACACAGGCTCTTGTGTTCTTTCAGGGTTGCTGCCAATTCCTCACGGGTCAGGTCATTCACAAAGTGACAGGTACCAATCGGATGGGGAACCGCCGCCCGCAGTAGACCATCACGGGTCAAGGTAATCGATTGGGTAGCTTTCCAGAGGAGTTCAATATCTAAATCGGAGTGATCCAACGCTAACCCCAGACGGCTCATTAATCCCAGAATGCCATCGCGCTCCCCTAAAGAGATATAACCCCGACGTGCGGCAAGGGTTGCAGAAAACGCCATGTCAATGCTGACAGCGTGACCATGAAGCAACGGAGGCTCTGGCGTGAGTTCTAACGTCGGACTCCAGGTGTGACCATAGGCAATCACGCGATCGAGCATCAACTCATGCAAGTTGGGAGTTTCTAGCTCCAGCATGGTTTTGATTGATTCATAGTTCACCTGATGTCCCACATTTCGCAAAGAGATATCATTACTGCGGTAGCCAAAGTGGGTGTAGAGCAGATCTTCCCCGTAGCGATCGAGCAGGTCAAACACCTGCCGATTTGAGACAACGGCGATTTTGACCAGTTCTGCCATGCCATTGCGAATTTGATCAACAGGCAGCGATCGCAGGAATGAGAAATCGAGAAAGGTTGCTTTCGGCGCGTGATAAGCCCCCAGACGGTTCTTTAACTTACCGTGGTTAACCGCTACTTTGATGGCAATTCCAGCATCAATCAGACCAATCAAAGTGGTTGGAACTCGAATGTAGTTTGTGCTACGCCGA
This genomic stretch from Oscillatoria sp. FACHB-1407 harbors:
- a CDS encoding MFS transporter, whose product is MKPDRRTSTPSHAPASIGIAIAFYAFITIGVAESGLGVLLPSILDTFNLTPATVTFLFISQIAGYVLAAFSSSLISSRLGLAPMLLIAAITLTTALATYGLAPAWGIMVAVGTLLGLGIGLIDAGINAYMVSDQREAKWIGLLHAFYGIGALLGPAIATTLLLLGLNWRQVYGVIASLVALLIVTVGWVMVVHYPPMMRRTATSNSHAVANLRFALKTPAVLISGLFLLVAVGTEASLGNWAYTVQQVSRGISASIAGYSISAMWLGFTIGRVMLGIFVNRLGAARLVTASLSLLAVGLLTWWLLPEQWLSLPIIGFAIAAIFPTTIWLMPQRVPTAVVPAAIGFVTSVASLGSAIIPTTIGWIANRAGLEIIPMLILLLAIALAVLHSWLTKQDVSSFDD
- a CDS encoding alpha/beta hydrolase, encoding MNVIQSLIATGTIAIVSFTALPVALSETVNPAPVTVESSASIVELPASFQPGLNRVVFQSEGERMVGNLYLPTSYQPGDKLPVIVVTGAWTTVKEQMPAVYAQRLADRGFATFAFDFRYWGESGGTPRQYESPAAKVQDIKNAVAFLQTLPVIDSDRIGGLGICASAGYMAQAVAEDSSFKSFATVAAWLHDMDSLNALFGEEMVQRRMEIGQAAREQYDRTGEVAYVPAYSQGDRSAAMFGDVSYYGSTDRGVIPEWTNRFAVMSWHEWQGFDAMAIAPQITTPTLMVHSDGSALPDNAREFYASLSGEKQLVWTEGQHLDFYDRDPQVSTAIDALVTHFQATLSDEAF
- a CDS encoding glucose 1-dehydrogenase; translated protein: MSGRMDGKVVIVTGGSSGIGRATAIAFASEGAKVVIAARRVNEGEDTVKQIVEAGGEAIFVQTDVTQANEVQALVDRTLKKYGRLDAAFNNAGSGKGIRLIDLTEDEWEQEIAVNLKSVWLCLKYQIPAMLKSGKGAIVNMASQGAILGVPNYTAYGAAKGGAAALTRAAAAEYAAEGIRINAVSPGAVETELWANAPAGMLEQVAAGIPMQRVGQPQDIAETVVWLCSDAAGFITGQNIAIDGGYTTSN
- a CDS encoding nuclear transport factor 2 family protein; amino-acid sequence: MKKYWIALFAFVLAIALIMSWKSEQPAIANDAPTSQEQANVQLIQDYYAAYAEGDLEALKNFFAPNIVWRIPGHHPLAGEKRGVDEVIAFFTQLAQGNFQADPIFFQAQGDYVVDIHRGWSNVEDGGTQVDQLFTLMFKVENGKIVEAQNFLTDQHQADAFFWRTYPLKPLPDRLAQ
- a CDS encoding nuclear transport factor 2 family protein: MLKNKRRQVLLVGGSVIASTLLSNKLATAQSSNPTMNSTTDRDAIINAVNQIAIMADLRNWDACRDAFSDRVATDYTSLTGGEPSIVNAEDLVSGWETFFSQTFKVTQHLIGSHVVTITGDTATCLSNFQAHHVYLDSAKGTWTLGGIYEHGLIQTPQGWKVNRMKMTWTWESGDRPN
- a CDS encoding helix-turn-helix domain-containing protein, which produces MTEQPSLFLKKEWQNITVEYGLLESVGDFEFAMPKHAISVAFIPHDRVTWSVDGRKQTTALPAGSTFLYGDREFVWHHREKASEYVTLYLDPDYLKQIAIENDLSEETRLTHRVIFPDPTITQVAHWFKGELLNEGLGGNLFAESLKNLLTVHLLRNYCESGTPQKKLVVPGRALDAVKLKQIQDYIEEHLAEDMAIEDMAALVPMSQFHFARAFKAATGETPHKYLIQRRMERAKVLLTVTQLAIAEVAYRVGFSNQSHFTTHFRKATGVTPKDYRLQCS
- a CDS encoding Crp/Fnr family transcriptional regulator, encoding MSQESLNFVNNRLLASLPTEEFEQLQPYLELVSLDFKRELYQPNEPIEFVYFPLKGVCSLLSLTSEGELIEVGTVGNEGMVGLPVFLGAERIPGISMVQIPGNGLKMRAKDLRTQVTPGTALYEVLHRYTQALFNLISQSALCNRVHSIEQRCCRWLLLTHDRVGTDEFSLTHEFLSQMLGVRRAGVSEVAAKLQNAGFISYKYGKISIQDRPGLEVTSCECYALIKTEFERLIGDNHMN